In Pleurocapsa minor HA4230-MV1, the genomic window GGCGCAAGATAAATCATACTTTTAAATATTATTTAAGACTGATTTTCATTACTATGATTCCTTTGACACTATTATTTATTTTAGCTTCCAAACTAATTGTTCAAATTCTTTTTGAGCGAGGATCTTTTACTACTGAAAATACACAGTTAGTATCTCAAATTCAAATATTTTATGCTCTACAAATTCCTTTTTATATTGCATCAATTTTTGTAGTTAGACTAATTAATTCGCTAGGAATAAATTATTATTTAGCCTGGGGATCAGCAATTAACTTAATAGCAAATATAATCGGAAATTATGTGTTTTCTTTTTGGCTTGGAGTTGCTGGACTAGCCTTGTCTACTAGTTTAGTACATCTTATTTCGTTTGTTTTTTTGTATACCTTAACCAACAAACACTTGCAAAAAATATTATTAGAAAGTAATTAAATAAATTTAGCCATGAAAATAGCTTTAGTAATTTCAAGCCTTAGCTGTGGAGGAGCCGAAAGAGTTTTAGTCTCGATGGCACAAGGATTTATCCAGCGGGGGCATAATGTAAAGGTTGTCACCTTGTCTGAGAAAAACAGTGACTTTTATGAATTACCTAGTGAATGCTCTCGAATTGCTCTCGGGGTTTTAAGTTCATCGACAGGACTAATAACGGCGCTCAAAAGCAATACTGGACGTATAACTGCAACCAGAGAAGCTCTTCAGTCTAGTACTCCTGATGTTGTCATTTCTTTCCTCCGTATTACCAACGTCACTACTATACTTGCTCTACTCGGGACAAAGTATCCTCTAATCATAACGGAACATAATGATGCTAGAGTTTTTTCTTATGGACTTTTATGGGAAACTTTAAGGCGCTTGACATATCCCTTTTGTTCTTGTGTTGTTAGCGTTAGTCAAGGGGTTGATTTGGGTTTTGCCTCACTGCCAAAGAGTAAAAGAGCCGTAATTTATAACCCGATTATGGTTAAAGACAATGAGCAGGCGGATCAACTACCTCCACAAGTTGATCCGCAAAAAAACTGGTTAGTTAGTATGGGTCGATTAACAGAACAAAAAGGATTTGATCTGTTACTACAAGCTTTTGCGAAAATTGCCTCTAAATCTCCAAACTGGCAATTGCTGATTTTGGGCAAGGGAGAATTACGCGAACAGTTGTCACAAATGAAAGATGATTTAGGCTTGTCCAGCCAAGTTGTTTTCACGGGAGCTTTGAGTAATCCTTTTGCAGTACTAAAAAGAGCCAAAATATTTGTCATGGCTTCAAGAAATGAAGGGTTTCCCATGGCTCATGGAGAAGCTTTAGCCTGCGGTTTGCCCGTGGTTTGCACAGATTGTCCCAGTGGTCCTAGTGAAATGGTTCGTCAGGATATTGATGGCATTTTGGTTCCTAATCA contains:
- a CDS encoding glycosyltransferase family 4 protein is translated as MKIALVISSLSCGGAERVLVSMAQGFIQRGHNVKVVTLSEKNSDFYELPSECSRIALGVLSSSTGLITALKSNTGRITATREALQSSTPDVVISFLRITNVTTILALLGTKYPLIITEHNDARVFSYGLLWETLRRLTYPFCSCVVSVSQGVDLGFASLPKSKRAVIYNPIMVKDNEQADQLPPQVDPQKNWLVSMGRLTEQKGFDLLLQAFAKIASKSPNWQLLILGKGELREQLSQMKDDLGLSSQVVFTGALSNPFAVLKRAKIFVMASRNEGFPMAHGEALACGLPVVCTDCPSGPSEMVRQDIDGILVPNQDVAALAAAMENLMSDEALREKLAHNAPQVLERFGLDAIVTEWETLMNKLLEA